Proteins encoded by one window of Benincasa hispida cultivar B227 unplaced genomic scaffold, ASM972705v1 Contig179, whole genome shotgun sequence:
- the LOC120068998 gene encoding protein CYCLOPS-like, with the protein MEGRSVSELYRNASEELFLKSWVENSIGMSTPTMEMMGFKNLSQSFRTDSEELFKSWLTNGENVNNLSGPPYRTRQASRRISSEIVDLSSPQYVGKHQKRISNEGASTVDEVPGVHQQAFRNVVESEVQGSNLYLAKAWFHSSQPMTRSRSSELRRRYAAMQNNQTLFGMESMYDLSGHGVNAMKLDITNSLSFNDLSTCEIPNQPATFVSPSNSSSSIFNASNMYDVDKISSVVNMLKGTLERKKLNNQIDKEALEDSSNAHFCAQETIGNPSFNRSSDNYIHQIPNCLHEFSSVQVKDNRSVDLGFEAFVNPVNPIQSGRVSQEPSQSESSAAAAVVSSGFEPCDGPSNSTQTHSNGESSRKQVAGSRGLENGSRSKDFRERIIDNLKDDRKRGSLVRYGSVTSAASVDKGDPTKKRRVERSRKMAEAKERNMTPTIPSDMQSVLKRCETLEKEVRSLKLNLSFMNRKDSEQTKQIEDLQKQNEDLADEKERLLEEIERILSESGRM; encoded by the exons ATGGAAGGAAGGAGTGTATCAGAATTATATAGAAACGCAAGTGAGGAGCTATTTCTTAAATCATGGGTGGAAAACTCGATCGGAATGTCAACACCAACCATGGAGATGATGGGATTTAAAAATCTTTCTCAGAGCTTCCGTACAGATAGTGAGGAACTTTTCAAAAGCTGGCTAACAAATGGAGAG AATGTCAACAACTTATCAGGCCCCCCTTATCGCACTCGACAGGCATCAAGAAG GATTTCATCTGAGATTGTTGATCTGTCTAGTCCTCAGTATGTGGGAAAGCATCAGAAGAGAATAAGCAATGAAGGTGCATCCACGGTTGATGAAGTCCCAGGAGTTCATCAACAAGCGTTCAG GAATGTTGTGGAAAGTGAAGTGCAAGGTAGTAACCTATATCTTGCTAAG gcaTGGTTCCATAGTTCTCAACCCATGACAAGAAGTCGATCATCTGAGCTAAG GAGGAGGTATGCTGCAATGCAAAACAATCAAACCTTATTTGGTATGGAGTCCATGTATGACTTGTCTGGGCATGGAGTCAATGCCATGAAACTAGATATTACAAATTCGCTGAGCTTCAATGACCTTTCTACTTGTGAGATTCCAAACCAGCCTGCAACATTTGTATCCCCATCCAATTCATCGTCATCAATATTCAATGCATCTAACATGTATGATGTAGATAAAATTTCTTCTGTTGTGAATATGCTAAAGGGCACATTAGAACGGAAGAAGCTAAATAACCAGATTGATAAAGAGGCGCTGGAGGATAGTTCAAACGCACATTTTTGTGCTCAAGAAACTATTGGCAACCCTAGTTTCAATAGAAGTAGTGACAATTATATACATCAAATACCAAACTGTCTTCATGAATTCTCTTCTGTTCAAGTCAAGGATAATAGATCAGTAGATCTTGGTTTTGAAGCTTTTGTAAATCCTGTAAATCCCATCCAGTCAGGCAGAGTTTCTCAAGAACCTTCTCAAAGTGAATCTTCTGCAGCAGCAGCAGTAGTTTCATCTGGATTTGAACCATGTGATGGTCCTAGCAATTCAACTCAAACTCATAGCAACGGTGAGAGCTCAAGGAAACAAGTTGCAGGCAGTCGAGGTTTAGAAAATGGATCTCGATCTAAAG ATTTCAGAGAGAGAATAATAGACAACCTAAAAGATGATAGAAAG AGGGGGAGTCTAGTTCGTTATGGGTCCGTAACATCAGCTGCTTCAG TGGACAAAGGGGATCCCACAAAGAAACGCCGGGTGGAGCGATCACGAAA AATGGCAGAGGCGAAGGAAAGAAATATGACACCAACTATTCCGTCAGATATGCAATCAGTTCTGAAGCGGTGTGAGACTCTTGAGAAGGAAGTGCGATCATTAAAACTCAATTTGTCCTTTATGAATAG GAAGGATTCTGAGCAGACTAAGCAGATAGAGGATCTTCAGAAGCAGAATGAGGATTTGGCAGATGAAAAAGAACGCCTACTTGAAGAGATTGAGAGGATTCTTTCAGAATCTGGAAGAATGTAA
- the LOC120069025 gene encoding ATP-dependent Clp protease proteolytic subunit 4, chloroplastic, producing MELLSRCSTLLPHASSIGLPTSHGKPSNFLPKLKSTLSFPSASSVLKTTAPKPSRTPAPPCSVLMTAPQTPDAARRGAETDAMGLLLRERIVFLGNSIDDFVADAIISQLLLLDAQDSTKDIRLFINSAGGSLSATMAIYDVVQLVRADVSTIALGIAASTASIILGGGTKGKRLAMPNARIMVHQPLGGASGQAIDVEIQAREIMHNKNNVTRIISEFTGHPFEKVQKDIDRDRYMSPIEAVEYGLIDGVIDKDSIIPLMPVPERVKASLNYEEISKDPTKFLNPDVPDDEIY from the exons ATGGAGCTTCTTTCACGCTGTTCTACTCTTCTTCCTCACGCTTCCTCTATCGGCCTTCCCACTTCTCATGGAAAACCATCAAATTTCCTCCCAAAGCTCAAATCCACTCTCTCTTTTCCTTCGGCTTCATCAGTCCTCAAAACAACCGCTCCAAAACCCTCCAGAACCCCAGCTCCGCCGTGCTCCGTCCTTATGACGGCTCCACAGACGCCGGATGCTGCCCGTAGAGGCGCTGAGACTGACGCCATGGGGTTGCTTCTGAGGGAGAGGATTGTCTTCTTGGGGAACAGCATCGATGACTTTGTGGCCGATGCTATTATCAGTCAGCTCTTGCTCTTGGATGCTCAGGACTCTACTAAAGATATTAGACTCTTCATTAATTCCGCTGGTGGCTCTCTCAG TGCTACCATGGCTATCTACGACGTGGTACAACTCGTTAGGGCCGATGTCTCCACTATTGCACTAGGCATTGCAGCCTCAACAGCTTCCATAATCCTCGGTGGTGGCACTAAAGGAAAGCGTCTCGCAATGCCTAATGCGCGTATTATGGTTCATCAACCTCTTGGAGGGGCAAGTGGGCAAGCAATAGATGTGGAAATTCAAGCACGCGAAATCATGCATAACAAGAACAACGTTACAAGAATCATCTCCGAATTCACTGGTCATCCATTTGAAAAGGTCCAAAAAGATATTGACAGGGATCGTTATATGTCGCCCATAGAAGCTGTAGAATATGGATTGATTGATGgagtgatcgacaaagacaGCATTATACCTCTCATGCCAGTGCCAGAAAGAGTGAAAGCAAGTTTAAACTATGAAGAAATTAGTAAAGATCCCACAAAATTCTTGAACCCAGATGTCCCTGACGACGAGATATATTAG